Proteins encoded within one genomic window of Oncorhynchus mykiss isolate Arlee chromosome 27, USDA_OmykA_1.1, whole genome shotgun sequence:
- the cd3e gene encoding T-cell surface glycoprotein CD3 epsilon chain precursor (The RefSeq protein has 2 substitutions compared to this genomic sequence) produces MDRDGVYGGLVFLLLIMTTVEGNGYVSFWRTKVTMTCPGKGEWYEGTNNLDKNSRSEQIEENYDESKKRVYHCEYQYDPQDYPEKTAIYQFYFKGKVCKDCYELNPTLVAGAIIGDLLVTGGVILIVYLRARKKSGPAAPQKPTSRSAGRGPPVVPSPDYEPLSLATRSRDIYATHRTG; encoded by the exons ATGAACAGAGCTGGCGTTTATGGCGGgcttgtcttcctcctcctcatcatgaCTACTGTGGAGGGTAACG GATATGTGTCATTCTGGAGAACTAAAGTCACAATGACCTGTCCTGGTAAAGGAGAATGGTATGAAGGCACTAACAACCTGGACAAGAACAGTCGAAGTGAACAAATCGAAGAGAATTATGATGAAAGCAAGAAAAGAGTTTACCACTGTGAATATCAGTATGATCCTCAGGATTATCCTGAAAAAACAGCAATCTATCAGTTTTACTTTAAAGGAAAGG TGTGTAAGGACTGCTATGAGCTGAATCCGACTCTGGTTGCCGGGGCCATCATTGGGGACCTGCTGGTGACAGGAGGGGTCATCCTCATTGTGTATCTCAGGGCTCGGAAGAAGTCTGGACCTGCTGCACCCCAAAAAC CCACTTCCCGCTCAGCAGGCCGTGGCCCACCAGTGGTGCCAAGTCCTGACTATGAG CCCCTTAGTCTGGCAACCCGCAGCAGAGATATCTACGCTACCCACAGGACTGGGTAG
- the cd3e gene encoding T-cell surface glycoprotein CD3 epsilon chain isoform X1: MNRAGVYGGLVFLLLIMTTVEGNGKGYVSFWRTKVTMTCPGKGEWYEGTNNLDKNSRSEQIEENYDESKKRVYHCEYQYDPQDYPEKTAIYQFYFKGKVCKDCYELNPTLVAGAIIGDLLVTGGVILIVYLRARKKSGPAAPQKPTSRSAGRGPPVVPSPDYEPLSLATRSRDIYATHRTG; the protein is encoded by the exons ATGAACAGAGCTGGCGTTTATGGCGGgcttgtcttcctcctcctcatcatgaCTACTGTGGAGGGTAACGGTAA AGGATATGTGTCATTCTGGAGAACTAAAGTCACAATGACCTGTCCTGGTAAAGGAGAATGGTATGAAGGCACTAACAACCTGGACAAGAACAGTCGAAGTGAACAAATCGAAGAGAATTATGATGAAAGCAAGAAAAGAGTTTACCACTGTGAATATCAGTATGATCCTCAGGATTATCCTGAAAAAACAGCAATCTATCAGTTTTACTTTAAAGGAAAGG TGTGTAAGGACTGCTATGAGCTGAATCCGACTCTGGTTGCCGGGGCCATCATTGGGGACCTGCTGGTGACAGGAGGGGTCATCCTCATTGTGTATCTCAGGGCTCGGAAGAAGTCTGGACCTGCTGCACCCCAAAAAC CCACTTCCCGCTCAGCAGGCCGTGGCCCACCAGTGGTGCCAAGTCCTGACTATGAG CCCCTTAGTCTGGCAACCCGCAGCAGAGATATCTACGCTACCCACAGGACTGGGTAG